The DNA region CGTCCCCGACTTGGACCGCATCACCAGGGACTCCGTGGTCGCCGTCTCCGCGCGGTAGCGCACCCCGCGCAGCAGCTCGCCGTCGGTGATGCCGGTGGCCACGAAGAAGACGTTGTCGCCGCGGACGAGGTCGTCCGTGGAGAGCACCCGGTCCAGGTCGTGCCCGGCGTCCAGCGCCTTGCGGCGCTCGGCCTCGTCCTTCGGCCAGAGCTTGCCCTGGATGACGCCGCCGAGGCACTTTATGGCGCACGCCGAGATGATCCCCTCGGGTGTGCCGCCGATGCCCATGAGCAGGTCGACGCCGGTTCCTTCGCGGGCCGCCATGATCGAGCCGGCGACATCCCCGTCGGAGATGAACTGGATCCGGGCGCCCGTCTCCCGGATCTCCTTGACGATGCCGTCGTGCCGGGGCCGGTCGAGGACGACGACGGTGACGTCCTCGGGGGCCGAGTTCTTGGCCTTGGCCACCCGGCGGATGTTCACCGACACGGGAGCGTCGATGTCGACGAAGTCGGCGGCCTCGGGGCCGGTGACCAGCTTGTCCATGTAGAAGACGGCGGACGGGTCGAACATCGCACCGCGGTCGGCGGCGGCCAGGACGGCGATCGCGTTCGGCATGCCCTTGGCGTTGAGTGTCGTGCCGTCGATCGGGTCGACGGCGATGTCGACCTCGGCACCGGTCCCGTCACCGATCCGCTCACCGTTGAACAGCATGGGGGCTTCGTCCTTCTCGCCCTCACCGATGACGACGACGCCGTTCATCGAGACGGTGGAGACGAGGGTCCGCATGGCCTTGACCGCGGCACCGTCGGCCCCGATCTTGTCGCCGCGGCCGACCCAGCGCCCGGCGGCCATGGCGGCGGCCTCGGTGACCCGGACCAGTTCGAGGGCCAGGTTGCGGTCCGGGGCTTCCGGGGAGACCTCGAGCTGGGACGGCAGATGATGCTCGGACATCGGAGCGCACCTTTCTGTACGACGACGACCGGAAATGAGGGTGCTGTGACTCTATCCGCAGACCGATAAAATGAGCAGACCGGGTCACGTATGAGCGGACGCCCGCCCGTCAGGCGTACGAGGGCCCATGCCACCATTGACCCCGTGGCTAGCAAGCGAGGCAAGCAGACCGTCCGGGACATGTTCCTGTCGATGCTCGTGATCACCGCAGTGGCGGGCGTCGTCTACATCTTCATCCCGCACGACGACAAGGCCGCCCCGATCCAGGCGGTCGACTACCGGGTGGAACTCGCGACCGCGAGGCGTGCCGCCCCGTACCCGGTGGCCGCGCCGGCGGGGCTGCCCGAGGGCTGGAAGCCCACCTCCGTCTCGTACGCGGGGAACAAGGGCGCCGGCTGGCACCTCGGCTACCTCGACCCGGACGACCGTTACGTCGCGGTGGAGCAGTCGACGACCCCGGCGAAGAAGTACGTGCCCGCGGTCAGCCAGGACGCCAAGAACACCGGGCGCACGCGTGACGTCGCCGGACAGTCGTGGGAGATCTGGGAGGGCCCCAAGTACGACGCGCTCGTGCTGCACGCCGAAGGTGTCACGACGGTGGTCACCGGCTCGGCCCCGGCGGAGCGGCTGGTGGAGATGGCCCAGGCCCTGGAGACGGCCCCCGAGGCATCCCCCAGCACCTCCGCCGACCCCTCCGCGGCGCCCGCGGCCTCCTGAGGGGCCCGGACGAGGGCCGTACCGCACGGCACCACCGGAACGGCACAGCACGAAGGCCCCGACGAGCGTCGGGGCCTTCGTGCTGTGCCGTTCTTCCGTCCGGGATCAGACGGTCGTGACGACCTCGTCGTAGGACAGGCGCGGCAGGCGCGGGAACCAGGCGTCCTCGCCGGGCTTACCGATGTTGACGGCCATGAGGAGCTTGTGGTCGCCGTCCAGGAACTCCTTCTCGATGCCCGCGGCGTCGAAACCGGTCATCGGGCCGGCGGCCAGGCCGGCGGCCCGGACGCCGATGATGAAGTAGGCGGCCTGGAGCGCGGCGTTCAGTGCGGCGGACTGCTCACGGGCCGGGCGCTCCGAGAAGAACGCGTCCTTGGCCTGCGGGAAGTGGGGCAGGAGCGCGGGGATCTCCTCGTGGAACTCGTTGTCCGCGACGAGCAGCGCGACCAGCGGGGCGGTGGAGGTCTTCGGCTGGTTGCCCTCCGCCATGTGCCGCACCAGGCGCTCGCGGCCCTCGGCCGAGCGGACCAGGATGATGCGCAGCGGCGACTGGTTGAAGGCGGTGGGGCCGTACTTGACCAGGTCGTAGATGGCCTGGATCTGCTCGTCGGTCACCGGCTCGTCCGTGAAGGTGTTGGCGGTCCGCGCCTCGCGGAAGAGGAGGTCCTGGGCGGTGGGGTCAAGTGCGAGGGACATCTGTGGAACTACCTTCCGGATGAATACGGTCGAGCAACCGGATCACGGTAACCGAGAGGTAGATTAAAGTTCAACTAAATCGCCGGGGAGTGACTCACCGCACAAGCCCACCACACAAGCCCGGCACCGCGCCGTCCCGTCGCGCGATCCACCGCCGTGGAAGTCCCGCGCACGCGCTCACCGTGCACCCGCCCGGCTGTCCACCGGCCGACCGGCCAGCGTTCCGGGCCCCCGGCGCGGGTACAGGGCGGCGCGAGCGGGCCGGTCCACGGGGCCCGCCCCCCAAAGGATGCGCCGCCTCGGCCCAGGAACTGCCCAGGCCCCCGAGGGGCTTGCTCAGCCCGATCCGCCACCCGCTGCCCGGCCGCTCCCGCCGTCGTCCTCCGAGGACTCCTCACGAGGGCCGGCCAGCGCCGCGTCCAGCCGGGCACGGGCCCCCTCCAGCCAGTGCCGGCACACCTTCGCCAGCTCCTCGCCCCGCTCCCAGAGGGCCAGCGACTCCTCCAGCGTCGTGCCGCCCGCCTCCAGGCGGCGTACGACCTCGATGAGCTCGTCCCGTGCCTGCTCGTACCCGAGCGTGCCCGTCTCGGCCACAGCCGCCGTCCCGTCGTCCGTCATGTGATCCACCCTAATTGTGAGGTCCGACAACACCGCGCGGTCTGAAGCCGCTCACCCCTCCACCCGCACCGTGAACTCGCCCTCCGAGACCCGCGCCCGCAGCTCCTCGCCCGGCGCCCCGGCATCGGCGGGGGAGCGCACCACATGACCGTCCGGCCGCTGCAACACCGCGTAACCCCGCTCCAGGGTCGCGGCCGGCGACAGCGCCACCACCCGCGCCCGGGTGTGCGCGAGCTCCGAGTCGGCGCGGTCCAGCAGATGCCCCAGCACCCGACGGCTCCGGCCGACCAGCGCGTCGACCTCCGCCTCGCGTTCGTCCACCATCCGCCGGGGCCGCTCCATCGAGGGCCGGCCCAGCGCGTGCGCCAGCCCCCGCTCCTCCCGGTCGAGCAGCCCCCGCACGCTCCGCAGGGCACGGTCCCGGAGCTGCCGCACCCGGTCCAGCTCCTCGCCCACGTCCGGCACGATCTTCTTCGCCGCGTCCGTCGGCGTCGACGCCCGCAGATCGGCCACCAGATCGAGCAGCGGGGAGTCGGGCTCGTGGCCGATCGCCGAGACCACCGGCGTACGGCACGCGGCTACCGCGCGGATCAGCTGCTCGTCGGAGAACGGCAGCAGGTCCTCCACGCTGCCGCCGCCCCGCGCGACCACGATCACGTCGACCCCGGGCAGCCCGTCGAGCTCCCGCACCGCCTGGACCACCTGGTTCACGGCGTGCACGCCCTGTACGGCGGTGTTGCGCACCTCGAAACGCACCGCCGGCCAGCGTCGCCGGGCGTTCTCCAGGACGTCGCGCTCAGCGGCCGAGGCCCGGCCGCAGACCAGGCCGATCAGCTGCG from Streptomyces sp. NBC_01754 includes:
- a CDS encoding exodeoxyribonuclease VII small subunit, which gives rise to MTDDGTAAVAETGTLGYEQARDELIEVVRRLEAGGTTLEESLALWERGEELAKVCRHWLEGARARLDAALAGPREESSEDDGGSGRAAGGGSG
- a CDS encoding DUF4245 domain-containing protein; the protein is MASKRGKQTVRDMFLSMLVITAVAGVVYIFIPHDDKAAPIQAVDYRVELATARRAAPYPVAAPAGLPEGWKPTSVSYAGNKGAGWHLGYLDPDDRYVAVEQSTTPAKKYVPAVSQDAKNTGRTRDVAGQSWEIWEGPKYDALVLHAEGVTTVVTGSAPAERLVEMAQALETAPEASPSTSADPSAAPAAS
- the xseA gene encoding exodeoxyribonuclease VII large subunit, whose translation is MALTTSPEAPLPVGDVSRLIGGWIDRLGAVWVEGQITQLSRRPGAGVVFLTLRDPSHDISVSVTCFRQVFDRIADVVTEGARVVVLAKPEWYAPRGQLSLRATEIRPVGIGELLVRLEQLKKSLAAEGLFALDRKRPLPFLPQLIGLVCGRASAAERDVLENARRRWPAVRFEVRNTAVQGVHAVNQVVQAVRELDGLPGVDVIVVARGGGSVEDLLPFSDEQLIRAVAACRTPVVSAIGHEPDSPLLDLVADLRASTPTDAAKKIVPDVGEELDRVRQLRDRALRSVRGLLDREERGLAHALGRPSMERPRRMVDEREAEVDALVGRSRRVLGHLLDRADSELAHTRARVVALSPAATLERGYAVLQRPDGHVVRSPADAGAPGEELRARVSEGEFTVRVEG
- a CDS encoding malonic semialdehyde reductase, producing the protein MSLALDPTAQDLLFREARTANTFTDEPVTDEQIQAIYDLVKYGPTAFNQSPLRIILVRSAEGRERLVRHMAEGNQPKTSTAPLVALLVADNEFHEEIPALLPHFPQAKDAFFSERPAREQSAALNAALQAAYFIIGVRAAGLAAGPMTGFDAAGIEKEFLDGDHKLLMAVNIGKPGEDAWFPRLPRLSYDEVVTTV
- the glpX gene encoding class II fructose-bisphosphatase, giving the protein MSEHHLPSQLEVSPEAPDRNLALELVRVTEAAAMAAGRWVGRGDKIGADGAAVKAMRTLVSTVSMNGVVVIGEGEKDEAPMLFNGERIGDGTGAEVDIAVDPIDGTTLNAKGMPNAIAVLAAADRGAMFDPSAVFYMDKLVTGPEAADFVDIDAPVSVNIRRVAKAKNSAPEDVTVVVLDRPRHDGIVKEIRETGARIQFISDGDVAGSIMAAREGTGVDLLMGIGGTPEGIISACAIKCLGGVIQGKLWPKDEAERRKALDAGHDLDRVLSTDDLVRGDNVFFVATGITDGELLRGVRYRAETATTESLVMRSKSGTIRRIDSSHRLSKLRAYSAIDFDRAK